A single window of Rubripirellula lacrimiformis DNA harbors:
- a CDS encoding TrkH family potassium uptake protein, producing the protein MLIGGSMAFSLPFAIPALSKRTYLSASDGFEVAGARGLLSSMAICMVVGFVLRVLGRKHRGGQLFQKEAMAIVGLSWVLATILGALPFYLSGTCIQQGDPITFIEAMFESQSGFSTTGATVLTDLESPDLVPHCILFWRSWTHFLGGLGIVVLFVAILGQGSAGKAMMRAEMPGPTKEGSMPRMQATAWAFAGIYIGLNAILTLVYVLEGMSPFDGLCHAFGTMATGGFSTYNASHGQFDSSLIDYTTIGFMILAGSNFTLLYLTLLGEPRRLFKDVEFRTFIGIIVLVTGGVVFFGMRAADEDFGNFADSLRFGMFQVVSVLTTTGYGTSDFDNWNNFGRGILLLLMFVGGCAGSTGGGMKVIRHILFYKILRQEVERAHRPRVVRFIRIGGSTVDDPNLAHAIVVYFSMILAIFVVSWFLLITFEPNSTWGVTEAATTGSIDMSPDSIERIVRKNTLDEKLLDSASAVAATLNNIGPGFGVVGATRNYAGFSQGAKLLFVWLMMLGRVEVFSVLVLIIPSFWRRI; encoded by the coding sequence ATGTTGATCGGTGGATCGATGGCCTTCAGCTTGCCGTTCGCGATCCCGGCATTATCCAAGCGAACCTACCTCAGTGCTTCGGATGGGTTCGAAGTGGCCGGTGCTCGGGGGCTGCTATCGAGCATGGCGATCTGCATGGTCGTCGGATTCGTGCTTCGCGTGCTGGGCCGCAAACATCGCGGCGGGCAATTGTTCCAGAAAGAAGCGATGGCGATCGTCGGACTCAGCTGGGTACTGGCGACGATCCTGGGTGCCCTGCCCTTTTATCTAAGCGGCACCTGTATCCAACAGGGCGATCCGATCACGTTCATCGAAGCGATGTTCGAATCCCAGTCGGGTTTTAGCACGACCGGGGCCACCGTTTTGACGGACCTGGAATCGCCCGACTTGGTGCCTCACTGCATCCTGTTCTGGCGATCCTGGACCCACTTTTTGGGCGGCCTAGGGATCGTTGTTCTGTTTGTCGCCATCCTGGGGCAAGGTTCGGCGGGCAAGGCGATGATGCGTGCCGAGATGCCGGGCCCGACCAAAGAGGGCAGCATGCCGCGGATGCAGGCGACGGCTTGGGCGTTTGCCGGAATCTATATCGGCCTGAATGCGATCCTGACCTTGGTCTATGTACTGGAGGGCATGTCGCCGTTTGATGGACTGTGCCACGCGTTTGGAACCATGGCGACAGGCGGCTTCAGCACCTACAACGCCAGCCACGGCCAGTTCGACAGCAGCCTGATCGACTACACCACGATCGGGTTCATGATCTTGGCCGGTTCGAATTTCACACTGCTGTATTTGACGCTGCTAGGCGAACCTCGACGGTTGTTCAAAGACGTCGAGTTTCGAACCTTTATCGGGATCATCGTGTTGGTGACCGGTGGAGTGGTTTTCTTTGGCATGCGTGCGGCGGACGAGGACTTTGGAAACTTCGCCGATTCGCTTCGATTTGGCATGTTCCAGGTGGTGTCGGTGCTGACGACCACCGGATACGGCACTTCCGATTTTGACAACTGGAACAACTTCGGTCGCGGCATCCTGTTGCTGTTGATGTTCGTCGGCGGATGCGCCGGCAGCACCGGTGGCGGCATGAAAGTGATCCGCCATATCTTGTTCTACAAAATCCTAAGACAAGAAGTCGAACGGGCGCACCGGCCGCGAGTGGTGCGGTTCATTCGGATTGGCGGTTCGACGGTCGACGACCCGAACTTGGCGCACGCCATCGTGGTTTACTTTTCGATGATCTTGGCGATCTTTGTCGTGTCATGGTTCCTGCTGATCACGTTTGAACCCAACAGCACTTGGGGTGTGACCGAAGCGGCGACCACGGGGTCCATCGACATGTCCCCCGATTCGATCGAACGAATCGTTCGCAAAAACACGCTGGACGAAAAGCTATTGGATTCGGCCAGTGCGGTAGCGGCCACGCTGAACAATATCGGCCCCGGATTCGGGGTGGTTGGTGCAACACGCAACTACGCCGGTTTCAGCCAGGGAGCCAAACTTCTGTTCGTTTGGCTGATGATGTTGGGTCGAGTAGAAGTGTTCAGCGTTTTAGTGCTGATTATCCCATCATTTTGGCGCCGCATTTAG
- a CDS encoding NfeD family protein, with translation MGKTAGNLIAATCAAAIIVIVTTIAATQAAAQVFRQPDDNRRSAVIIPMHEDINSLSGAILKRNFQQAVESGVDVIIFDIDSPGGRVDVTFELMDMILEADNVETVAMIRRDAISGAALMALACDKILMKPGARLGDAGVIVLGLSGEFRYAEAKSRSMVAQRARDTATATGRPAVLAEKMTDKDMVVFTATHQETGEVRYFSDKEWATLDDADQWEQGKPIREGGKEMFFIANGERLVELGIADQTFNSQDEIAEILGVDPAIETMAPTWAETFARLLNTGWITFFLIAIGLLALVVELSAPGISVGGLVSLLCFSLFFWSRFAAGTSGWLEVMLFALGLVFIACELFVIPGFGIAGLGGIVLLLGSLVMASRRVLIPQNAEQLNGLGYDVVTVVGAFCAFLVGLFLLSHYIGEIPGLSRLTLKPPVLADADAVFAHNDPSSLPGWQQVEVGQVGQAVSPLRPGGRVQVGEIMVDVTTEGDFVESGTAVKIIGKQGARVIVRAT, from the coding sequence ATGGGCAAAACTGCTGGAAATCTAATCGCCGCCACCTGCGCCGCGGCAATCATCGTGATCGTCACCACGATTGCTGCCACGCAAGCGGCGGCGCAAGTCTTTCGGCAACCCGATGACAACCGACGCAGTGCGGTCATCATCCCGATGCACGAAGACATCAACTCGCTTAGCGGGGCGATCCTGAAACGCAACTTCCAGCAGGCGGTCGAATCCGGCGTCGACGTCATCATCTTTGATATCGACAGCCCCGGCGGTCGCGTGGATGTGACGTTCGAGTTGATGGACATGATCCTAGAAGCCGACAACGTCGAAACTGTCGCGATGATCCGCCGCGATGCGATCAGCGGCGCAGCCCTGATGGCCCTGGCCTGCGACAAAATCCTGATGAAGCCCGGCGCCCGTTTGGGGGATGCCGGTGTGATCGTGTTGGGACTTAGCGGCGAATTTCGCTACGCCGAAGCCAAGAGCCGAAGCATGGTGGCGCAGCGGGCGCGAGACACCGCGACAGCCACCGGACGACCAGCCGTGTTGGCCGAGAAAATGACGGACAAGGACATGGTCGTCTTCACCGCAACGCATCAAGAAACCGGCGAAGTACGTTACTTTTCGGACAAAGAATGGGCCACTCTGGACGACGCCGATCAGTGGGAACAGGGCAAACCGATCCGTGAAGGCGGCAAAGAGATGTTCTTTATCGCCAACGGTGAACGATTGGTGGAACTGGGGATCGCCGACCAGACGTTCAATTCGCAAGACGAGATTGCAGAGATCCTTGGCGTGGACCCTGCGATCGAAACCATGGCGCCGACATGGGCCGAAACCTTTGCACGGCTACTGAACACTGGTTGGATCACGTTCTTCCTGATCGCGATCGGGTTGTTGGCATTGGTCGTCGAACTTTCCGCCCCCGGCATCAGCGTTGGTGGATTGGTTTCACTGCTCTGTTTCAGCCTGTTCTTTTGGAGCCGGTTTGCAGCCGGCACGTCGGGATGGTTGGAAGTGATGTTGTTCGCATTGGGGTTGGTTTTCATCGCTTGCGAACTGTTCGTCATCCCGGGTTTTGGGATCGCGGGACTGGGCGGCATCGTGCTGTTGTTGGGGTCGCTGGTGATGGCGTCGCGGCGAGTCCTGATCCCCCAGAACGCCGAACAACTCAACGGCCTGGGCTATGACGTCGTGACCGTCGTCGGCGCCTTCTGTGCGTTTCTAGTCGGGCTGTTTCTGCTGTCCCATTACATCGGCGAAATTCCTGGGCTGAGTCGCTTGACGCTGAAACCACCGGTCCTGGCTGATGCCGACGCAGTCTTTGCCCACAACGATCCGTCCAGCCTGCCGGGTTGGCAACAGGTCGAGGTCGGCCAAGTCGGTCAAGCGGTGTCGCCGCTACGCCCAGGCGGACGGGTCCAGGTGGGCGAAATCATGGTCGACGTGACCACCGAAGGCGACTTCGTCGAATCGGGAACGGCAGTAAAGATCATCGGCAAACAGGGCGCCCGAGTCATCGTGCGGGCAACCTAG